The proteins below come from a single Oerskovia jenensis genomic window:
- a CDS encoding endonuclease/exonuclease/phosphatase family protein, giving the protein MTAESPPSKARRAGAVAWTVVLSLCLVGVGVLTLARALGVDGVTPLVQLVSLTPWVALAALVVLLLSLSRRRWVLSAVAGVLVVAHAVWLVPFFVPGPGIEPGADGTLRVMATNALYGRADARAVVEAVREQKVDLLSVVELSDEFAAALVEAGIEDVLPYSWTRTHPTEEAAGGGLWSATPLSDEREGVASRFRQPSAVVGVDGTPVRVTAVHPHPPTPGEVDLWADDLALLRGAAHADPTAQILLGDFNATVDHSAFRDLLGDRFADATRLAGHGLHLSWPADRRYPPLVDLDHVVVDAGMRVDDVGSVAIPGTDHLAILATVQVRP; this is encoded by the coding sequence GTGACCGCTGAGAGCCCGCCGTCGAAGGCCCGGCGTGCGGGAGCCGTCGCGTGGACGGTCGTGCTGTCGCTGTGCCTCGTGGGGGTGGGCGTGCTCACGCTCGCGCGCGCCCTGGGGGTCGACGGCGTCACGCCCCTCGTGCAGCTCGTGTCGCTCACGCCGTGGGTCGCCCTCGCGGCGCTCGTGGTGCTGCTGCTCTCGTTGAGCAGGCGGCGGTGGGTGCTGAGCGCGGTCGCGGGCGTGCTCGTCGTCGCGCACGCGGTGTGGCTCGTGCCGTTCTTCGTCCCAGGCCCGGGTATCGAGCCGGGTGCGGACGGGACGCTGCGCGTCATGGCGACGAACGCCCTCTACGGGCGCGCCGACGCGCGAGCCGTGGTCGAGGCCGTGCGCGAGCAGAAGGTCGACCTGCTGAGCGTCGTCGAGCTGAGCGACGAGTTCGCGGCAGCTCTCGTGGAGGCCGGGATCGAGGACGTGCTGCCGTACTCGTGGACACGGACCCACCCCACCGAAGAGGCGGCGGGCGGTGGCCTGTGGAGCGCGACCCCGTTGTCCGACGAGCGCGAGGGAGTGGCGAGCCGCTTCCGCCAGCCGAGCGCCGTCGTCGGGGTGGACGGGACGCCCGTGCGGGTCACGGCCGTGCACCCGCACCCGCCCACTCCCGGCGAGGTCGACCTGTGGGCGGACGACCTCGCGCTGCTGCGCGGCGCGGCGCACGCCGACCCCACGGCGCAGATCCTGCTCGGCGACTTCAACGCGACCGTCGACCACTCGGCGTTCCGCGACCTCCTGGGCGACCGCTTCGCCGACGCGACCCGCCTCGCGGGGCACGGTCTGCACCTGTCGTGGCCCGCCGACCGCCGCTACCCGCCGCTCGTGGACCTGGACCACGTGGTCGTCGACGCGGGCATGCGGGTCGACGACGTGGGGTCGGTCGCGATCCCGGGCACCGATCACCTGGCGATCCTGGCGACGGTCCAGGTCAGGCCCTAG
- a CDS encoding endonuclease/exonuclease/phosphatase family protein, which translates to MTGDSSAAGEIGASEAEPPAASSVTPPPAPATPPDGAPAPASRRRPGGRAVGLGLWVLGGMVLAMTLVRAVPYDGVTPLAQVVGVTPWVVPLALLVAAAALVLRRRLLAILCAVALVAQVAWVGPFFVPGAGIEAGAQGTLRVLTVNAYFGQADAAAVVQMVHEQDADVLAVVELTADFHDRLEAAGIETVMPHHVDTKVGTGSPGSGLWSRTVLSDPDTSEWSTFAMPAATVDVDGTPVRVTAVHPVPPLPEITGVWHQEMADLARRAHDEPLAQVLLGDFNATYDHASFRAVLGDRFHDATRTAGHGLNLSWPVGERVPTFLDLDHVVVDEGMRVDDLSSLVVPGSDHRALAVTVQVAP; encoded by the coding sequence ATGACAGGGGACAGCAGCGCCGCGGGGGAGATCGGCGCCTCGGAGGCCGAGCCACCGGCCGCCTCGTCCGTCACCCCACCTCCCGCACCCGCCACCCCGCCCGACGGCGCCCCCGCCCCGGCGAGCCGACGTCGCCCGGGTGGGCGCGCCGTCGGGCTGGGGCTGTGGGTCCTGGGCGGGATGGTCCTGGCCATGACGCTCGTGCGCGCCGTCCCGTACGACGGCGTCACGCCCCTCGCGCAGGTCGTCGGGGTCACGCCGTGGGTCGTCCCGCTCGCGCTGCTCGTGGCCGCGGCGGCCCTGGTCCTGCGGCGTCGGCTGCTCGCGATCCTGTGCGCGGTCGCGCTCGTGGCGCAGGTTGCGTGGGTCGGGCCGTTCTTCGTGCCCGGCGCGGGCATCGAGGCGGGTGCCCAGGGGACGCTGCGGGTCCTGACCGTCAACGCGTACTTCGGGCAGGCGGACGCCGCCGCGGTGGTGCAGATGGTCCACGAGCAGGACGCGGACGTGCTCGCGGTCGTCGAGCTCACGGCCGACTTCCACGACCGGCTCGAAGCCGCTGGGATCGAGACGGTCATGCCGCACCACGTCGACACCAAGGTGGGCACGGGGTCGCCCGGGAGCGGCCTGTGGAGCCGGACAGTGCTCTCCGACCCCGACACCAGCGAGTGGAGCACGTTCGCCATGCCCGCAGCCACGGTCGACGTGGACGGCACGCCCGTGCGTGTGACCGCGGTCCACCCCGTCCCGCCGCTGCCCGAGATCACGGGCGTGTGGCACCAGGAGATGGCCGACCTCGCCCGGCGCGCGCACGACGAGCCCCTGGCCCAGGTGCTGCTGGGCGACTTCAACGCGACGTACGACCACGCGTCGTTCCGCGCCGTCCTGGGCGACCGGTTCCACGACGCGACGCGCACCGCCGGGCACGGCCTGAACCTGTCGTGGCCCGTGGGGGAGCGGGTCCCGACGTTTCTCGACCTCGATCACGTCGTGGTCGACGAGGGCATGCGGGTCGACGACCTCTCGTCGCTCGTGGTCCCGGGTTCCGACCACCGCGCGCTCGCGGTGACGGTGCAGGTGGCGCCGTGA